One Mycoavidus sp. B2-EB genomic region harbors:
- a CDS encoding efflux RND transporter periplasmic adaptor subunit has translation MHVNRSFSNLIGLAVLLALTACGKKQAPPAPPIPEVGVVTLEPRTVPVTIEVPGRTSAWQMAEVRARVNGIVLKREFKEGSEVKAGQRLYKIDPAPYQAEFDRANAGLAKAQANLNAVAAKAERYKPLIAAHAISQQEYDNARAEHGQAAAEVAVTKAALEAARINLGYTEVTSPISGWAGKSQVTPGAYVQASQATLLSTIQQIDPMYVDLTQSSADVLRLRREMAEGQLQMAGRNEVKVDLVLEDGSSYPFQGKLQFSDIAVDPNTGTITLRALFPNPQKALLPGMFVRARVQEGVNNRALVVPQIGITHDAKGQPTALIVAQDNKVALRTLTTMRTADDNWIVSSGLQAGDRVIVQGLQKVRLGMTVKPVAAELSPTSPAAEVAPQPAASDAADTNAE, from the coding sequence ATGCATGTCAATCGGTCCTTTTCCAATTTGATTGGTCTTGCTGTACTCCTGGCGCTGACTGCTTGCGGTAAAAAGCAGGCTCCTCCCGCGCCGCCTATCCCAGAAGTGGGCGTGGTCACGCTTGAGCCGCGTACGGTGCCCGTCACCATTGAGGTGCCGGGTCGTACTTCTGCCTGGCAGATGGCTGAGGTGCGTGCGCGCGTCAACGGCATTGTCCTTAAGCGTGAATTTAAAGAAGGCAGCGAAGTCAAAGCAGGCCAACGCCTGTATAAAATTGACCCGGCTCCTTATCAAGCTGAATTTGATCGAGCTAACGCCGGATTGGCAAAAGCGCAAGCTAACCTGAATGCCGTTGCAGCTAAAGCCGAGCGCTACAAGCCGCTGATTGCCGCGCATGCGATTAGTCAGCAAGAATATGATAATGCGCGTGCTGAGCATGGTCAGGCGGCGGCAGAAGTGGCAGTAACCAAGGCGGCGCTTGAGGCGGCGCGCATCAATCTCGGTTATACCGAGGTGACTTCGCCGATTTCGGGCTGGGCCGGCAAATCGCAGGTTACGCCAGGCGCCTATGTTCAGGCAAGCCAAGCGACTTTGTTGTCGACCATTCAGCAAATTGATCCAATGTATGTTGACCTCACACAATCGAGCGCAGATGTTTTGCGTTTACGCCGCGAAATGGCGGAGGGCCAATTGCAGATGGCGGGTCGTAATGAGGTTAAGGTTGATCTCGTATTAGAAGACGGCTCATCCTACCCCTTCCAAGGAAAGTTACAGTTTTCCGACATTGCCGTGGATCCCAATACCGGCACGATCACGCTGCGTGCACTTTTCCCGAACCCTCAAAAGGCTTTGCTACCCGGCATGTTTGTCCGTGCTCGCGTGCAAGAAGGTGTGAACAATCGCGCCTTGGTGGTTCCGCAAATTGGCATTACGCATGATGCAAAAGGTCAGCCGACAGCGCTGATTGTGGCTCAAGATAACAAGGTCGCATTGCGTACCCTGACCACCATGCGTACGGCAGATGATAATTGGATCGTGTCGAGCGGCCTGCAAGCTGGCGATAGAGTGATTGTGCAAGGGTTGCAAAAGGTGCGCCTTGGCATGACGGTTAAGCCGGTTGCTGCAGAGTTATCGCCCACCTCGCCTGCGGCAGAAGTTGCGCCACAGCCTGCTGCTAGCGATGCTGCTGATACAAACGCAGAATAA
- a CDS encoding efflux RND transporter permease subunit, giving the protein MVKFFIDRPIFAWVLAIILMLAGALSIRTLPVEQYPSIAPPSVEIRAAYPGASAQTVENTVTQIIEQQMNGVDHLLYMSSTSENSGGANITLTFAPGTDPDVAQVQVQNKLQLALPLLPQTVQQQGIKVTKSSGSFLMVLAFVSTDGSMNKFDLANYVASNIQDPLSRIDGVGTTTLFGSQYAMRVWLNPDKLASYSLTPVDVTNALAEQNVQVPGGQLGGLPAVDNQQLNAVITEATLLKTPEQFGNVLLKVMADGSQVRLRDVARIELGGESYQIDTRYNGQPTTGFALKLATGANALETARLVRKRVSELSKYFPPGLKVEYPYDTTPFVRISIEEVIKTLFEGIVLVFLVMYLFLQNWRATLIPTIAVPIVLLGTFGIMAAVGFSINTLSMFGLVLAIGLLVDDAIVVVENVERVMAEEGLSPREATRKAMGQITGALVGVALVLSAVFVPMAFSSGSVGAIYRQFSLTIVSAMVLSVLVALILTPALCASLLKPIPKGHHEEKKGFFGWFNRTFERSRDKYQSGVRAVIRRSGLWFAIYGVIIVAVGLLFMRMPTSFLPDEDQGIVFVFVQTPPGSTQQRTQAVLSEVSQYLLQEESQVVESTFEVNGFSFAGSGQNSGIVFVRLKDWKHRTKAHQSVQALMQRSFMRFSQIKDAMVFPINPPPILELGIASGFDMQLQDRAGLGHDALMQARNQLLGMAAQSSVVMQVRPNGLDDTPEFHVDINREKASALGIPLSSIDRAFSTAWGGAYVNNFLDTDNRIKKVMVQGDAPFRMTPEDIKRWYIRNAQGEMVPFSAFLSSRWAYGSPKLERYNGVASVAIQGVTAPGKSTGDAIEEMQNLAAKLPHGIGYEWTGMSFQEILSGSQAPLLYAISILVVFLSLAALYESWSIPFSVILVVPLGIIGALLAATGRGLSNDVYFQVGLLTTVGLSAKNAILIVEFAKELQAQGRTAMEAAMEAARLRLRPILMTSLAFILGVLPLAISRGAGSAGQHAIGTGVIGGMLSATFIAIFMIPMFFVVVRDKWGKSKVPQHEPADAHSLARTASHESNSDADIHPKN; this is encoded by the coding sequence ATGGTTAAATTTTTTATCGATCGACCGATTTTTGCCTGGGTGCTGGCCATCATTTTGATGCTGGCCGGCGCGCTATCGATTCGCACACTACCGGTTGAACAGTATCCATCGATTGCGCCGCCTTCGGTCGAAATTAGGGCCGCTTATCCAGGCGCTTCGGCGCAAACGGTTGAAAATACGGTCACGCAGATCATTGAGCAGCAGATGAATGGGGTTGACCATTTGCTGTATATGTCATCCACTAGCGAGAACTCAGGCGGCGCAAATATCACGCTCACTTTCGCGCCTGGCACGGACCCAGATGTGGCGCAAGTGCAAGTGCAAAACAAACTCCAATTGGCGCTGCCGCTGTTGCCGCAAACGGTGCAACAACAGGGGATTAAGGTCACTAAATCCTCGGGTAGTTTCTTGATGGTGCTGGCTTTCGTGTCTACCGACGGTAGCATGAATAAATTCGATTTAGCGAATTACGTTGCCTCCAATATTCAAGATCCGCTGAGCCGGATTGATGGGGTTGGCACCACCACGTTGTTTGGCTCGCAGTATGCAATGCGGGTTTGGCTGAATCCAGACAAACTGGCGAGCTATAGTTTGACACCCGTGGATGTTACGAATGCCTTGGCTGAGCAGAATGTGCAAGTGCCAGGCGGTCAGTTAGGAGGGTTGCCAGCGGTAGATAACCAGCAACTCAACGCAGTCATTACCGAAGCCACTTTATTAAAGACGCCGGAACAATTTGGCAATGTTTTATTGAAGGTGATGGCTGACGGCTCGCAAGTGCGCTTGCGCGATGTGGCGCGGATTGAACTAGGCGGTGAGAGCTATCAGATAGACACGCGCTATAACGGACAGCCTACGACAGGTTTTGCGCTCAAGCTGGCGACGGGCGCTAATGCGCTAGAAACTGCGCGGCTGGTGCGTAAACGGGTTAGTGAGTTGTCAAAATACTTCCCACCGGGCCTGAAGGTGGAATATCCATACGACACCACCCCCTTTGTTCGCATCTCGATCGAAGAAGTGATCAAGACGCTGTTTGAAGGGATTGTGCTGGTTTTCTTGGTGATGTATTTATTCCTGCAAAATTGGCGCGCTACGTTAATTCCAACCATTGCGGTGCCGATTGTGTTGCTGGGTACGTTTGGCATCATGGCGGCGGTGGGTTTCTCGATTAATACGTTATCCATGTTTGGCCTGGTATTGGCGATTGGGTTATTAGTCGATGATGCGATTGTTGTAGTTGAAAATGTCGAACGGGTGATGGCCGAAGAAGGACTTTCGCCACGCGAGGCGACGCGTAAAGCGATGGGGCAGATCACCGGCGCGCTGGTTGGTGTGGCTCTGGTTTTATCGGCGGTATTTGTGCCGATGGCGTTTTCCAGCGGTTCGGTCGGGGCGATCTATCGTCAATTTTCGCTCACGATTGTTTCGGCGATGGTGCTCTCCGTCTTGGTCGCGTTGATTCTGACACCGGCCCTGTGCGCGAGTTTACTCAAACCGATTCCTAAAGGGCATCACGAAGAGAAAAAAGGGTTTTTCGGTTGGTTTAACCGGACTTTTGAGCGTAGCCGCGATAAATACCAGTCAGGCGTGCGCGCAGTCATACGGCGCTCTGGGCTTTGGTTTGCCATTTATGGGGTGATTATTGTTGCCGTCGGCCTATTGTTTATGCGCATGCCTACGTCTTTCTTGCCAGATGAAGACCAAGGCATTGTCTTCGTGTTTGTGCAAACTCCGCCGGGTTCAACTCAGCAACGCACACAAGCGGTACTGAGCGAAGTCAGCCAGTACTTATTGCAAGAAGAAAGCCAAGTGGTTGAATCCACTTTTGAAGTGAATGGCTTCAGTTTTGCGGGTAGCGGCCAAAACTCGGGTATCGTTTTTGTCCGCTTAAAAGACTGGAAACATCGCACCAAAGCGCATCAATCGGTGCAAGCTCTGATGCAACGCTCTTTTATGCGTTTTTCGCAAATTAAAGACGCCATGGTGTTTCCGATTAACCCGCCGCCGATTCTCGAGCTTGGCATTGCTTCGGGTTTTGATATGCAGTTACAAGATCGCGCGGGTCTTGGCCATGATGCTTTAATGCAAGCGCGTAATCAGTTGCTTGGAATGGCGGCGCAAAGCTCAGTGGTGATGCAGGTGCGTCCGAATGGTCTGGATGACACGCCAGAATTTCATGTGGATATTAACCGTGAAAAGGCTAGCGCATTGGGTATTCCGTTGTCTTCGATCGATCGAGCGTTCTCGACAGCATGGGGCGGTGCTTACGTTAATAATTTCCTGGATACGGATAACCGGATTAAAAAGGTTATGGTGCAAGGGGATGCCCCGTTTCGCATGACTCCAGAAGATATTAAACGTTGGTATATCCGTAATGCGCAGGGCGAGATGGTGCCTTTCTCCGCCTTTTTGAGCTCGCGTTGGGCGTATGGCTCACCTAAGCTGGAGCGTTATAACGGTGTAGCGTCAGTTGCCATCCAAGGGGTAACGGCACCGGGCAAGAGCACCGGAGATGCGATTGAAGAAATGCAAAATCTAGCTGCAAAGTTGCCGCATGGGATTGGCTATGAATGGACCGGGATGTCGTTCCAAGAGATTCTGTCTGGCTCACAAGCGCCGTTACTCTATGCGATTTCAATCTTAGTGGTATTTTTAAGTCTAGCTGCGCTTTATGAAAGTTGGTCGATTCCATTTTCGGTGATTTTGGTTGTCCCGTTAGGGATCATCGGCGCCTTATTGGCCGCGACGGGCCGGGGCCTATCTAATGATGTGTATTTCCAAGTAGGCTTGCTAACCACCGTAGGCTTGTCTGCCAAAAATGCAATTTTGATTGTGGAGTTTGCCAAAGAGCTCCAGGCACAGGGCAGAACGGCGATGGAGGCGGCGATGGAAGCGGCGCGCTTGCGTTTGCGGCCAATCTTGATGACTTCGCTGGCTTTTATTCTGGGCGTGCTACCTCTTGCCATTAGCCGCGGCGCAGGCTCTGCGGGTCAACATGCAATTGGTACAGGGGTTATCGGCGGGATGCTGAGCGCAACTTTTATTGCAATTTTCATGATCCCAATGTTCTTTGTCGTGGTGCGGGATAAATGGGGTAAATCTAAAGTGCCGCAGCATGAGCCAGCTGACGCTCATTCGCTAGCGCGCACCGCGAGCCATGAAAGCAATTCGGATGCAGACATTCACCCGAAAAATTGA
- a CDS encoding efflux transporter outer membrane subunit produces the protein MRELSLLAALSVVAVSTACTLAPRYERPAAPVAASYPTGDAYKVLAESTSAPVDLGWRQFFADPRLQKLIELALRNNRDLRVAALNVQQARAQYRVQRAGLVPDLRVQGKGSRTRTPADLSPLPDAIVASQYESGIAAAWEIDLFGKLRSLKDQALAQYLATAQVRKGVEISLVAQVANQYLTTRAYDEQLQVTQATLTAAQESYRLAKVQFDAGVGSALDLQEAESTVEQARASHQNQLRLRAQSENALTLLVGEPAPADLPQPLSLDHQGILADIPEGLPSDLLTRRPDIAAAEEKLRAANANIGAARAAFFPSISLTGQFGSASQDLGGLFKPHSAAWGFAPKISLPIFSGGANLANLDAAQTGKRVALAQYEKAIQTAFREVADGLAARGTYDEQIISLQRYAAAQQRRLDLSSLRYRNGIDSYLRVLSAQTSLYEAEQALISVRLARLTNLVNLYQYLGGGWLERTGDTARPADAPIAS, from the coding sequence ATGCGTGAACTTTCTCTTTTAGCGGCATTGTCAGTCGTCGCAGTTTCAACTGCCTGTACGCTTGCGCCGCGTTATGAGCGGCCAGCAGCGCCGGTTGCGGCGAGCTATCCTACCGGGGATGCATATAAGGTGCTGGCAGAATCCACTTCAGCGCCGGTTGATTTGGGATGGCGTCAATTTTTTGCCGATCCGCGCTTACAAAAGCTGATTGAGCTGGCGTTACGCAATAACCGCGATTTACGCGTGGCGGCGCTCAATGTACAGCAGGCTCGGGCGCAATATCGAGTGCAGCGGGCAGGCTTGGTGCCGGATTTGCGGGTGCAAGGTAAGGGCAGTCGTACGCGTACGCCAGCTGATCTCTCTCCGCTTCCGGACGCAATCGTAGCTAGCCAGTATGAGTCTGGCATAGCAGCAGCCTGGGAAATTGATCTTTTCGGCAAGCTGCGTAGCTTAAAAGATCAAGCACTGGCGCAATATTTGGCAACAGCTCAGGTACGCAAAGGCGTTGAAATTTCGTTAGTGGCGCAGGTGGCGAATCAATATTTGACAACGCGCGCTTATGACGAGCAGCTTCAAGTCACGCAAGCGACCCTCACTGCGGCTCAAGAATCTTACCGGCTCGCCAAAGTGCAGTTTGATGCCGGGGTTGGCTCTGCGCTTGATTTACAGGAAGCCGAGAGCACGGTTGAGCAAGCTCGCGCCAGTCATCAAAACCAACTTCGGCTACGCGCACAGTCTGAAAATGCGCTGACCCTATTAGTAGGCGAACCTGCGCCGGCCGATTTGCCGCAGCCATTGTCGCTCGATCACCAGGGAATCCTGGCTGATATTCCGGAAGGTTTGCCATCGGATCTGTTGACGCGCCGTCCTGATATTGCCGCAGCCGAAGAAAAATTGCGCGCCGCCAATGCCAATATCGGCGCAGCACGGGCTGCGTTCTTCCCAAGTATTTCACTCACTGGGCAGTTCGGCAGCGCGAGTCAAGATCTGGGCGGGTTGTTTAAACCGCACTCGGCTGCTTGGGGTTTTGCGCCAAAGATTTCGCTGCCTATTTTTAGCGGTGGCGCAAATCTTGCCAACCTTGATGCAGCGCAAACCGGCAAGAGGGTGGCGCTTGCGCAATATGAAAAAGCCATTCAAACGGCCTTTCGAGAAGTCGCTGATGGGCTTGCTGCACGAGGTACGTATGATGAGCAAATTATATCGCTGCAGCGTTATGCGGCAGCCCAGCAACGCCGGCTTGACCTCTCCAGCTTGCGTTATCGCAATGGGATTGATAGCTATCTACGCGTATTGAGCGCTCAGACCAGTTTATACGAGGCCGAACAGGCGCTCATTTCAGTCCGCTTAGCGCGCCTGACGAATCTGGTTAATCTCTATCAATATTTAGGCGGCGGCTGGCTGGAGCGCACGGGTGACACGGCGCGGCCAGCCGATGCGCCGATTGCATCATAA
- a CDS encoding type II toxin-antitoxin system HipA family toxin, with product MRKLQVSLSWLDIHYVIGELHIYESRGQERYQFTYNQTWLQAKAGFAIDPALPLVTDARYVNHRLWGVFQDISPDRWGRLVQTRAHSGHLGASDFMLGVSDYMRMGALRLNQIESPEVFLADHHEVPKLVDLRALEQAISHLEAGQETAADLALLVQPGSSLGGAHPKAALEDKGHIWIAKFQSRFDTERVALWEATLLNMAQQAGIRTAHYKLLETKNEPPILLVKRFDRQGKQRIPFMSAMTLLERDENSSSSASYIELSDALTRYSSQPRLDKLELWQRMVFNAMAGNIDDHLRNHGFLRDPQGWRLAPAYDINPTNEPFERRSHQLSFDGNTSRPSLATCIELGIFFGLTKEETKIALAKIGNALKNWQTTARKHGLRAQELKRMENSFTHQGIEELMQYLT from the coding sequence ATGAGGAAATTACAAGTTTCACTCAGCTGGCTAGATATACACTATGTTATAGGCGAGCTGCATATCTACGAATCGCGTGGCCAAGAAAGGTATCAGTTCACCTACAATCAAACCTGGCTACAAGCCAAAGCAGGTTTTGCGATTGATCCCGCCCTTCCCCTCGTAACGGATGCACGATACGTCAATCACCGGCTATGGGGTGTCTTCCAAGATATCTCTCCTGATCGTTGGGGGCGTCTGGTCCAAACCCGAGCGCATAGTGGGCATCTGGGTGCAAGCGATTTTATGCTGGGTGTCAGTGATTACATGCGGATGGGTGCATTACGTCTCAATCAAATAGAGTCGCCTGAGGTCTTTCTAGCCGACCATCATGAGGTGCCTAAGTTGGTCGATTTACGCGCCCTAGAACAAGCCATTTCACATTTAGAAGCAGGCCAAGAAACTGCTGCAGATCTAGCCTTACTGGTTCAGCCAGGTTCGTCACTAGGTGGCGCACATCCGAAAGCTGCGCTGGAGGATAAGGGTCACATCTGGATTGCTAAATTCCAATCTAGATTTGATACTGAACGCGTAGCGTTATGGGAGGCGACTTTACTGAATATGGCGCAACAAGCAGGGATCCGAACCGCTCACTATAAACTGCTCGAGACAAAAAATGAGCCGCCAATACTACTCGTTAAGCGCTTTGACCGGCAAGGTAAACAACGCATTCCCTTCATGTCTGCAATGACCTTGCTTGAACGCGATGAAAATAGCTCTAGCAGCGCGAGCTATATAGAATTGTCAGATGCTCTGACCCGCTATTCTTCGCAACCTCGGCTAGACAAACTGGAGTTATGGCAACGCATGGTTTTCAATGCGATGGCGGGCAATATTGATGATCACTTGCGTAATCATGGCTTTTTGCGCGACCCACAAGGTTGGAGACTAGCGCCCGCTTATGATATTAATCCAACCAACGAGCCTTTTGAGCGCAGATCTCATCAACTTTCTTTCGATGGCAATACATCTCGTCCATCTTTAGCCACTTGCATTGAGCTCGGAATTTTCTTTGGTCTAACTAAAGAAGAAACCAAAATTGCATTGGCAAAGATAGGCAATGCGCTTAAAAATTGGCAAACCACCGCTCGAAAGCATGGATTACGCGCCCAAGAATTAAAAAGGATGGAAAATTCATTTACCCATCAAGGTATAGAGGAATTGATGCAGTATTTAACCTAG
- a CDS encoding helix-turn-helix domain-containing protein, giving the protein MMRSFRVERALQKLGADIRDARKRRRITVALMAERIGVTRVTLSKIEKGDPKVSMGSYALALYVLGKIDELEKLIDRTNDPLGLDLMDERLPKRIRITQ; this is encoded by the coding sequence ATGATGAGATCATTTCGCGTTGAACGCGCATTGCAAAAATTAGGTGCCGACATTCGAGATGCGCGCAAGCGCCGCCGCATCACCGTGGCTTTAATGGCTGAACGGATTGGTGTCACCCGTGTTACGTTATCAAAGATTGAAAAAGGTGACCCCAAAGTGAGTATGGGCAGCTATGCGCTCGCTCTATACGTATTGGGAAAAATTGACGAACTAGAAAAGCTGATTGACCGCACCAATGATCCATTAGGCTTAGATCTGATGGATGAGCGCCTGCCTAAGCGCATTAGGATCACTCAATGA
- a CDS encoding metal ABC transporter permease, translating into MFEYDFMLNAFAASGMVAVVAGIVGFFLVLRQQSFAGHALSHVGFTGATGAALLGIAPLWGLLGFTLAAGMAMGALGEKLSGRDVAIGMILSLSLGFGLLFLHFFTAYATQVSALLFGNVLSVSSLMLKVLAVLSLICLATLAFIMRPLIFATLQPELAQAKGISLQLVSVLFLTLVALAVVACTQIVGVLLVFTLMVGPAATAQNLTTRLGAGIAAAVFFALTQAWAGIALAYYTDWPTSFWITALSALLYGFSLACKGRS; encoded by the coding sequence ATGTTTGAATATGATTTTATGCTGAATGCATTTGCCGCCTCCGGAATGGTTGCGGTGGTTGCGGGTATCGTGGGCTTTTTTCTGGTGCTACGACAACAAAGCTTTGCCGGGCATGCGCTCTCGCACGTCGGCTTCACCGGCGCCACGGGCGCAGCGTTACTCGGCATTGCGCCACTCTGGGGGTTACTGGGCTTTACGCTAGCCGCTGGTATGGCAATGGGGGCGCTCGGTGAAAAACTAAGCGGACGCGATGTTGCGATCGGCATGATTTTATCGCTATCGCTTGGCTTCGGTTTGCTCTTCTTGCATTTTTTTACGGCCTACGCCACGCAAGTTAGCGCACTCTTATTTGGCAATGTGCTCAGCGTCAGCAGCCTGATGCTGAAGGTTTTAGCGGTCCTGAGCTTGATCTGCTTAGCCACGCTTGCATTCATTATGCGGCCATTAATCTTCGCTACGCTACAACCCGAACTCGCCCAAGCCAAAGGCATTTCTTTACAGCTTGTCTCCGTATTGTTTCTGACGCTGGTCGCTCTAGCTGTAGTAGCGTGTACTCAAATCGTTGGCGTGCTACTGGTTTTCACTTTAATGGTAGGGCCAGCGGCCACCGCCCAGAACTTAACCACCCGGCTCGGCGCAGGCATTGCCGCCGCGGTATTTTTTGCTTTGACCCAAGCCTGGGCAGGCATTGCTCTGGCTTACTACACTGACTGGCCAACCAGTTTTTGGATCACAGCATTAAGCGCGCTGCTCTATGGTTTCAGCCTCGCCTGTAAGGGGCGTAGCTGA
- a CDS encoding metal ABC transporter ATP-binding protein, with protein sequence MTVQPNASSRGPAIELTQVTLELGKRTVLREITLAIEQGEFIGVLGPNGAGKTTLLRALLGLLTPRSGTVRVLGAPVMRGNPVIGYMPQARNASAYPRLSGFDFIACAANGHRWGLPWMDRAARRSVEHALELVEAKDLAKRAVTAMSGGERQRLLLAQCLLGQPQLLLLDEPLISLDPSHQHSIVELVRRIQQQLNITVLFSAHELNPLLHVLDRVLYLGRGSAALGEIDEVITRSVLSRLYGSAIEVLRINGRIFVMSGTSEIEKDEHRHHHV encoded by the coding sequence ATGACCGTCCAACCGAATGCCAGCTCGCGTGGACCTGCGATCGAGTTGACGCAGGTTACGCTTGAATTGGGCAAGCGCACCGTCTTACGCGAGATTACGCTCGCCATCGAACAAGGTGAATTTATCGGTGTATTAGGCCCCAATGGCGCAGGCAAAACAACCTTATTGCGCGCCCTGCTTGGCCTGCTCACACCACGCAGCGGAACCGTACGCGTGCTCGGCGCACCGGTCATGCGCGGCAATCCTGTGATCGGCTATATGCCGCAGGCGCGTAACGCAAGCGCTTATCCGCGCCTGTCCGGCTTTGATTTCATTGCATGCGCCGCCAATGGCCATCGCTGGGGCCTGCCTTGGATGGACCGTGCCGCGCGGCGTTCAGTTGAACACGCGCTAGAACTGGTTGAGGCTAAAGATCTGGCTAAACGAGCCGTCACGGCGATGTCAGGCGGTGAACGGCAACGGCTTTTGCTCGCGCAATGTTTACTGGGCCAACCTCAGTTACTGTTGTTGGATGAACCTTTAATCAGCCTGGACCCCTCTCATCAACATAGCATCGTTGAATTGGTGCGGCGCATCCAGCAACAACTGAATATCACCGTATTATTTAGTGCCCATGAGCTCAATCCCCTGTTGCATGTACTTGACCGCGTGCTTTATCTTGGCCGCGGCAGTGCAGCTTTGGGTGAAATTGATGAAGTGATTACCCGCTCTGTGCTATCTCGGCTATATGGTTCAGCCATCGAGGTATTACGCATAAACGGCCGTATCTTTGTCATGTCCGGCACCAGCGAAATTGAAAAAGACGAGCACCGCCATCACCATGTTTGA
- a CDS encoding metal ABC transporter solute-binding protein, Zn/Mn family, giving the protein MIEATKRYLLYHLAYSRFFFSGCIMPTLIQYMSAYIARFVLSLSLFAMSPFAVAHNSSALATMSSATSRLLLVAAENFYGDVLTQLGGEHVTVTSLINHPKQDPHLFEASPSTARQLAHARLVVYNGADYDPWLTKLLAASKVPQREQIVAATLVGKKSGDNPHLWYLPETMPALGAAVTAFLIRADSAHQEDYNARLSAFLASLKPIEAKIAELREKYRGTPITATEPILGYLIQALELKDNNPRFQQAIMNDTEPSATDIAAFEKDLRQQRVKVLIYNAQTSDEMTRHLLKLAHASGVAVMEVSEVKPANLSYQAWILSQLSALEQALAQTPKQNRR; this is encoded by the coding sequence ATGATTGAGGCGACAAAGCGTTATCTGTTATATCATCTGGCCTACTCACGCTTTTTCTTTTCCGGTTGCATCATGCCCACTTTGATTCAGTACATGTCTGCTTATATTGCCCGTTTTGTATTGTCACTGAGCTTATTTGCCATGAGTCCGTTTGCCGTAGCGCACAACTCATCTGCATTGGCGACTATGTCAAGCGCCACGTCACGCCTGTTACTGGTCGCGGCTGAGAACTTTTATGGCGATGTGTTGACTCAACTAGGCGGTGAACATGTCACCGTCACAAGCCTCATCAATCATCCTAAGCAAGACCCCCACCTTTTCGAGGCCAGTCCATCCACTGCGCGCCAACTGGCGCATGCGCGCCTCGTGGTATATAACGGCGCCGATTATGACCCGTGGCTAACCAAGCTTCTGGCTGCCTCAAAAGTGCCGCAGCGTGAGCAGATTGTGGCGGCGACATTAGTCGGCAAAAAAAGCGGAGATAACCCTCATCTTTGGTATTTACCAGAAACCATGCCCGCGCTGGGCGCTGCAGTTACCGCCTTTTTAATCCGCGCCGATAGCGCTCATCAAGAGGATTACAATGCGCGTCTTAGCGCATTTCTGGCGTCCTTAAAGCCCATCGAGGCGAAAATTGCTGAGCTGCGAGAAAAGTATCGCGGAACGCCCATCACAGCTACCGAGCCAATTCTTGGCTATCTGATACAAGCGCTTGAGCTTAAAGATAACAATCCGCGCTTTCAACAAGCCATCATGAATGACACTGAGCCAAGCGCAACCGATATCGCGGCGTTTGAAAAAGATCTCCGGCAACAGCGCGTCAAAGTGTTAATTTATAACGCGCAAACCTCGGATGAAATGACGCGGCATCTGCTCAAACTCGCTCATGCTTCTGGGGTTGCCGTGATGGAAGTTAGTGAAGTCAAACCCGCCAATCTGTCATATCAAGCATGGATACTGTCGCAATTAAGCGCGCTTGAACAAGCGCTCGCTCAAACGCCAAAGCAAAACCGCCGATGA
- a CDS encoding GspH/FimT family protein, translating into MQPRYVSKLTNTGFMLLELLCVLALLGALAVTAAPAMRAWLVRDQVEMQAQALLATLAYARGEAIRRAMRVTLCRDDGHGHCCINHKPLLATERSHWAHGYLVLAEFSSQLTGPSRAQILRMHPPSEAVTIQSVSAPLSFTPPAGQIIGGFRSFEIGARTTAFGLRDDRAHRCVRVAAGGRSRILNGRCAAA; encoded by the coding sequence ATGCAACCTCGCTATGTCAGCAAACTAACCAACACGGGTTTTATGCTGCTTGAACTTTTGTGTGTGCTCGCTTTACTCGGCGCGCTAGCGGTGACGGCCGCGCCCGCCATGCGCGCTTGGTTAGTGCGAGATCAGGTAGAGATGCAAGCGCAAGCATTGCTAGCGACATTGGCTTATGCGCGTGGTGAAGCGATCCGGCGTGCGATGCGCGTTACCCTCTGCCGTGATGATGGCCACGGGCATTGTTGCATAAACCATAAACCATTATTGGCAACGGAGCGTAGTCATTGGGCGCACGGCTATTTAGTGCTGGCTGAATTTTCCTCTCAATTAACAGGGCCTAGCCGTGCCCAGATTTTACGCATGCACCCCCCGAGCGAAGCAGTGACGATCCAAAGCGTGTCTGCGCCACTCTCATTCACACCGCCAGCGGGGCAAATAATAGGCGGTTTCCGCAGTTTTGAGATTGGCGCGCGTACGACGGCATTTGGCCTGCGCGATGATAGAGCGCATCGCTGTGTACGGGTTGCCGCGGGTGGCCGCAGTCGCATATTGAATGGGCGATGTGCGGCGGCATAG